The Lineus longissimus chromosome 10, tnLinLong1.2, whole genome shotgun sequence genome segment AAATCACAAATTGtaatatgaaataaaacatttctacaatctggttgtgactttgtcctcgtaGTACAAATTTAGGCAGAAAAGGGGACTTTTGAGGTCTATTTCAATTGCGGGGAAAGAAAACTTTGAGCCCCACGGGACCTACCTGGCCATATATAAAATACACGCCACTcatggtgaccttgaccctgcCCTGAAGGTCATCCAACTGGTAGAGTTTCTTGGCGTCGTTAGACATCCACTCCGCGTACTGCCACAAGCACACCCTCCCATCTGGAACATAAACGAAATTAATGTAAACTCGCCCAGGAGCCGCCCTGAGAGTCTAGGAGGCAGCACATTTCTTGCGGACAATCACAGGAAgcctacactccggatgcagtggaccggcctcgtccctcaccataGAGGAaggacgaaatggactgcagaTGAGTTTAAGTTTAAGGAAGCCAGACGTGCTTGGTTTGAAACATAATCGATGTCCTCCTGGCAATATATATCCTTGGaccattttgtgttttttggaTGACCCCGAGTTACAAACGTATGGTGATCGTGGACTGCTGAATGGTACTGTGAATAGTTCCCTCCTTGTTTTAATCATGAAAAAGGGATAGGCCTACCTTTTGATGTTAAGATGCGGTCGTTGTTCTTAATCTTATTGTCGCACTCAGCTAGAAATACAAATGTAGATGGAGCCTTATTAGAGCTTTCAAGTTTTTCAAATCAGTGGTGACCCCGGAtgtggatgggggggggggggtgaccaTTGCGCCATGGTTGTCTAGGGCCGTTTGTTGAGAAATAAAAATACCAGTAGATGGAACTTCTTGTCGATGCAAGCCTCGGGAGAATCTACTCTACTACCATAGACGATTTGTCCCACTTACGTTTTGGAGTGTTGCTTCCTACAAATTGTCCCAGGCGGGATTTATactgaaaacaaaatgattgaCAACATTGGTCAGGAATTCGAAAAACAACAATTCCCGATGAACTTTTCATGACAATCCAGCCAACCTTTCTGGTGTGTTTTATAACGTTCGCCCCGAACCTTGGCCGACTCCGTGgcctttttgtcttttgtgACAACTTCTGTTCTTAAGACGCAACTACTATAATTTATCGTCCTGATTGTTGGACATTAAACAAAGGGCATATATTCATCATGGGAAAGCCATTTACTCACCAGTTTATCATGGGCTTCAACAAAGAAATTTTCTTCTGGAAATCAAATAAACAGACAGAAGTCAGTGTCCGAGGATGTGCTGGAAAAGGTTCTACAAGAAAACAACGATAACAACGACAAAGCCTTCTGCTTCATCGACATGCATGACCGATTTGAAAACAATTATCGGTTACAAAAGCGAGCATTTACTGCAACAAGTCTCCGCTAGCAGCTTGAAGTAAATGCTAAAACTCTACTAGGACCTCATAGATCATAGTAGTATGATATAATTGCACATTTGCACTGCACACTTCAATAAGCGCCGCGCCTTGCGGGAGCAAATGATGGACAGTGCATGCGTGCTAGCCGTGtagcagttgaaaatgttccCCAGGAAAACGTGTCTAGCTCTCTTCGATCTTGtcttctgacggattatggctTGTGTGCATGGCCCTTTTTCGCACTGTACTTGTTATggttgggggagggggtctgGCGAGTAAGAAGTATAAGAGTAAGACCAAAGCGTCTCGGATGGCATAATCGAGACGTGATCCTGATGGGACTCTCACCTCTCGAACTTTTCGCCAGTATCTTCTGAATCATATCATTCAAAGCCGTAAGGTTACTTTGCATATTCTGCAGCTGTTCGGATTGTTCCCTCGCTTGACTTCGGGCTTTTCGATTGCAGCATTTTTTGCATGGCTGCCTTTCCTTGTGCTTTTGTGTAGAACATTTGCATTCTGAAAAAAGGCATGGAGGTTAGCTTATTGAAATAGGCTCCAATCTGCTACGCTCCGCCGCTCGGCGCTGTACACGTAGTTGGAAGGACCCCAAATTGTCCTCATCAGTGCTAATAAAGTTGTATAAAGAGAGAGATTCtgcgaggacaaagtcacaaccagacgacCAGTGTGGTCAGGCCATCTGTTCGACAATCTGAGGATAGCATTTTCTGGGTTTCCATGTTTCCATGTCTCCATATGTTTCAAGTTATTATGTGTCAAATCGCAAAGGTGCAGTCCAACATTGCATCCATGTTGTGATCAATGCACGGCAACAAACTAGGCCTATGACAACTTTTTTAGGGAGACCATGCAATTTGCATTAAAGATACCTAGGCAGTGGCGATGAAAACCACTTCCTGGTTCATGATACCGATGCCTGGGTTCAATGATCAATCGTGGCATCCAAAAACCTACCCTTGCATTTCGTTTTCTCGCGGCTCTTTTTCCCGCTCTCTTTTATACCACTCTTTTTCTCGGCGCTCTTTTTCCCGCTCTCCTTTTTTCCACGTCTTTTCCCACTCTTTTTCCAGCGCTTAGACCGACGTACTCTGATGACTGTTCTCTGTGGATCCATTGAGGAATGTTCATCAAATGACCTTTCAACTTCTTCACCGGAATCGTCCTCAACAGGGAAACCATATCTGTCATCAAACTCTAAAACTCCTGAAACGCCATCTTTGAATCCGAGAAGGCCAGTTTTGACCCCAATTACGCCATCTTGAACCTCGTGTTTTTGCAGCGTCTTTACCTCCTCTCGCAAAGGAATCAGCAGAGTCCACAGAACGACAGTCAGAATCGAGTTCACAATGCACACAATGAGGACAGTCAAAAACTTCCATGAAACCTTTGGTCGGGGTCTTTGTTTCCCCCCTCTTTCTGCATAATCCATTGCAAACCAATGTATACTGATGACTTGATGTTTCCAAATTGCCAGTGCACATAGACCAGAATCCCTTGTCTATTCGGTAGCTTTCCAAAGTGAAATGCAAATATTTCAGATCGTCGTAGATCCCTCAACATGGGTCGGACATATTATTAGGCGCCCCGATTTCCCCCTTACCAGAATACCTCGTATTTGTATACATGGTAACCGTGCACCTCTGTGGTTCGTCGAATCGAAGCAATCTAAACCCTGGCAAGCCGTTGTCTGTTGACCCGTCAAAACAACTTCTTTTTCCAGACTTCTGCAATAGAAATGTTCTTGGCCTATTGAAAAAGGCttattatgatatcaaatctACATCTATATATATTCGTCCTCGTTCCTGATGAGTAAACTACTGCTCATGTATAAGTTCACGTCGTAGGTACAGATTTCCAGGTATAACGAGTGTGGGGTAAACCATCCCAGGGCTGAGGTGTTCTGCTTGACTTAACAGTCTGGAAAGGTCAAAGCTTCAATAACTCTAACGTCTTGAATATAAATATCACATTTTTTTATCTGCTTCATGcctcgtttttagctcacctcttagcagaggtgagcttatcccataccgtggcgtccgtcgtccgtcgtcgtcgtcgtcgtcgtcgtcgtcgtcgtccgtcgtcgtccgtcgtccgttagcagggcacgtttcgtaactgttagagctattgagttgaaacttggtgcacatgtacccttatgtaatgacaccttggagaccaagtttcggtccgattcgtttcatggtttggccaccagggggccaaatgttaaaagtgaaaatatgcaatatctcccttaatagtagtcgggaaattttgaaaaaaatatggtaggtacttctagcaaaggtgcatcatatatcctccgggtttttgatttgacctccttttcaaggtcacagaggtcaaatggtgtaaattggccgttaggatgtaacgatggcacgtttctaaactgcaatgactattgataccaaatttggtacacatttaccccttagtcaggtgatctcagggaccgaagtttggtccaatatgattcaccacttgaccaccagggggcaaaatccaaaaaccttaaaaatgtgattattccttaacttcttgctcgattgccaccaatttgatatcatgggtacatctaaccaccatacagtatatgtcacacaggtttttaatttgaccttcttgtcaaggtcacagaggtcaaatggcgtaaattcgccgtcaggccgtaactatggcacgtttcttaactgcaatgactattgatcacaaattaagtacacatgtaccccttggtcaggtgatctcaggtaccgaagtttggtgcgatctgatttgccgtttggcctccagggagggggccaaatcctaaattcttcaaaatgccattattcctagtaatgacttgcccgattggcaccaattttatatcataggtacatttaattctaacaaccattcaatgtgtcacccgggtcttctttgatttgacctacttttcaaggtcacagaggtcgaatgtactgtaaattggccaatttGGGGAAAttataattgcttggacctacatcaaacctaacactacatgacacaataccatgctctttatccatctttcctccacatgaggtgagcacaatggccctggccatttcattttaatatcGGCCGGTATCCGGGATCGCATGGCGCTTAGCCAAAACTAATTTTGGCACCAACGACGTACATGTTGTGCTTCGCGACAGCTATACTCTAACCTCTCATGCCATCTTGATatacaattcaaattcaaattcaaaattgtttaTTGTGAccttataaaaatgttttacatAGGTTGAAAAGACAAGACACTTAGATGGCTAAGCACCGTCATAAGAAAGGGTTCTTATCCCAGATAAGACAATCCGGGATAGAGATCACTTCAAGATGGGGCTATACCTGCATCCATCCGAAAGGATCTGCATTATATTTTCTGACTATGTTCAGTATTTTTCGGACCATTGATTATCTGATTCATGCAATTCATGGCGTTTTGCCAGAGGCTAAAGTATCTAGAACGGCACTCTCCGAAACATCATCCCTGACATTTAAACTGTAAAAGGGGTCATTGATAAACACCTCTCACAGCACGGATTTCAGATTTCTTTTTTTGGTCTTTTATGCGGGAGGAACCATCCGGCCTTTCAATGACAAGCCAAAATGGGAGAAAAGGCGTGCTGCATGCTGCACCTGTCGGAATTAGCCGGCCTGTAGCCGTCAGTGAAATCGCACTCCAGGGCATCATTCTAGATTTCAAAATTTATATGGGCCATCTACTATCTACTCGGATTTCCCGGCGTCCAATTTTTACCAGGAAGAATCGCACTAGGTTAtgccatggaggtataaataatcttatttatacctccatggtcagtcgtatcctcctcccctcgcacacgttactgagctcggcaatcttgacactagagacGCTGATTTCGTTCCCAACAACTTTTTTATATCGCGGGTCGatggtgccgagtgttggcctagTCTGACTCTGAGATTGTGGGTATAGAATGGGCCGAACATGATATGAGAAAGCGAAACCACTCCAAGATATAGATTAGAATATAAGTAATCTATTACCAAAGGCCCATAGGACAATAGTACACAGATATACAATACCGGTGTAAAaagaatggacgtcctaggaatgcaggaccccatacaatagctgtgtattgtcaacaaatgtggttaatggtttggtttagctacataatcttcaacaaaggagctcggcgactctattcggacttaggactccggggggggggggggacttgcatttctttcacACAGTATACAATAAAGGCTCTCTAATGAACTTGATCGAATCTGTGGTCGTGGCCAATTTCAGTCCGGTTACACTAcactcatcctgaggaaatcatgggttaatgttcgctttcCCAACCCTGCACACAGTCGGCCTCAGGATGCACTACACTATGCGattggtcatacactgctgcaaGTGGCTGATACCATTGCAACAGTACTTTGAAGCTAatatactggcagagagaatatctttAAATAATATGTCTGCTTATTGGAGAATGCCTGGCTAGGATCCTATTCCCCCATGCTCCCATAATGGGATTCCCGCGCACTATTGTTGCTAACCGCCAACACTTGCGCTGAATAAATTACAGATAAAGCCCCCTTCACTCCAATGCATACGAATTGCGTAACATTGGAAGATACTATTTTACATGTGGATCGGGGATCAATCAGGCTTTTTGGCTGGATTCAAGTTGAATTAATGACCCACTAGCTTGCCATCTGGACATGGCATTCGCCGAGGACATTCATTTAAGATTTTCATAAATGACCTAGAAAGTCTACTTGATGACTCTAGTGATCCTGTCTCCTTAAAAGATCTCAAGCTGCACTGCCTTATGTATGCTGACGATATTGTTATACTCTCAGAAACTGCCAGCGGTCTCCAAAAAGCTTTGAATGGCTTGAATAATTTCTGCTCCTCTTGGGGTATGACTATAAATGTTAAGAAGACAAAAGTTCTCATATTTAATAAGGCAGGAAGAATTGATAAATCTGTCTTCATGATTGGTCAACACCAGCtggaaaatgttggtaaatacaAATATCTTGGTATTACTTTTCAAGCCTCCGGCGTTTTTGCTGAGGCAAAGCGTGATCTTCATAACAAAGCCCTTAaagctttttttaaattaaggcgtatctttagctctcagcttccaaatgtctcaacCTTACTCCATATATTTGACCACACTATACAGCCAATACTTTTATATGGCAGTGATATTTGGGGATGTTTTAACCCTATGTCCTCAAAAGTTAAAAGAGAGAGAGAATTTAAGATTGATAAGGGATTCGAAAATCTCCCCTGTGAGAACCTTCACATGAAgttctgtaaatatgtactgggtGTTAACACAAATGCCACAAATCTGGCCGTGTATGGCGAGTTGGGCAGACATCCACTGTATTTAATGATAGCCAAATCTATGTTCTCTTTCTGGCTAAGGCTTGAATCCTTGTCTCTCAACacagtggatggggaaattagttcgaagtctattttaaccagtgccttacaagttagtaaggatctagacaacaaaggaaaacagtcttggttttcttgtataaaatttatttgtggttgtctgaatctggatgcaaacaatgctgaaagtgtttcaacctccagtcttgttcataaattaggtgaagaattttacagaaagtggaagctagaaatttgggatgattctcggaatccaaatgctaaaaacaaattacgcacttataggtccttcaaaacgcaacactgctgtgagaaatatctgacttcaatttcaagtttttctttaagaagatccctttgttgtttccgcattagctgtcacgatctagccattgaaagaggtagatacaaaaaacttaaagttgaagagagggtgtgttcttgtgatgggacttcaatagaagacgaggttcactttctaactgcctgcccaaaatatgatgcttcaaggaacgattttttctcagttatcaatgagaacaacatcaacttttcaggtctctcaccaggaaataagtttatctggcttctttcaaatgaggaccctggaatttgtcagaagctatcatcatttttacagaaatgcttttctgatcgcataaaataaggacctcctctctcccacctactagtatctactccaggtttgaccccggtagtagactttatattgttacttttgtcatgtatcctttgtatgtcttatgtactttcaatcaaaatcattgtatttctattgtaccatgtgtacctttgccctccgggccttttgattaataaactaatttgaatttgaatttgatccCGACAGGTAGGCACAATCtggactcctatgcagtccattacGTCATCCTGATCATCCTTCAATttgacaggacgaggccggtccactgcgtccggagtgttgCACACTCAACCTTCGGACACTTCCTGGTACAACCCGTAAATAATGGACTTGACCCCGGACGTCACAACTTAAAGCCGCTTTCTTACATAAGACTTTATCTGCGATAACGATATCCGGGTATGTGATATCTATctctgctgtacatgtacaccattaCGTTGCGAGGGGCGTGAACGCGTGGAATACAGATTTGAAAAGGAGCGGTCGAGCCGaatattcaaaaacaaaatgtcTGGAGAATGGAGTAACGGTCTCTGCGGATGTTTCAGCAACATCACGCTTTGTCTTGTAAGCTACGTCGCACCGTGTTACACCGCTGGTAAGAATGCCGAATCTGTAGGAGATGACTGCCTGCTGTGTGGTTTGGTGGTGATGGTGCCCATCGCCAATATCTACTTCCCCGCGACCATCCGAGGGAAGATCAGGGAGCAGAAGGGGATCGCAGGAAGCCTCGTAAACGACTTGCTAATGCACTGCTGTTGCGCTCTTTGCGCCATCGTCCAGGAAGCCAACGAGATGAAGAGTACCCAGTTCAACCAAGCCATTGATCGGCAGTAAACTGTAAGCTAGCAATATTTCTACCCTAGATCTATCACCATCATTATTTCATCGTGACTATGCATGGATAACTTCAATTCCTTGGACTATGGCACCAGCATCGTTGATCATTATTATAGGGCTATTTTCACATCTATACTGGTATTAATCGATGGTTGCACGAAACTCGAAACGAACAATGAATTCATCTTTCGGATATGAACGTTGTTGCCGGAATGAGGCTCCAATCTAAGCAACTTGCGGAACCATTCTGTGGAGAAACAAACGTGGAGAAAGGGAGTGAGATGGATCGAGATTCGAACATGCAAAGAGTACAAGTTAAACGTGTATTTCGGATGTTGGTTCAATGTGAATATGGTCACATCGGCGGTGTATTTTCGCGGAGGAACATCCAGTGAGGACCTGGCCATAAACGAGTTTATTAGACGCCTCGGGTTTTTTCTGACCATGAGCTCTTTTCTAGGTGAAAACTGCGCGTTTTTCGCAGGCAGATTTGCATTGTGCGAGTTCCTGGCCCTGTTGTGTTGCATGCGTTCCGTGTTGGCCCTGGGCTGAAGAAGAAATAATGGGGTCGCCTGACTGCACACATTCTTCCACGTCTGTTAGCTCGAGGTCGATGGCGAAGATCTATTGTGTCCAGTTGTGCGGTCTTCGAGATTTTCTGCCCATGACCCAGTTGACGTAACATTATCAAACAAAAGAAAACCattatatcattatcattatcccaAGCATGAGAAATGCCGAGAAGGAATACAAGACTTTGGTCGTACATTCTCAGTGCGATTAATACTTGATTTCGATAAGGTCGCCCGCTGTTATGTATTTTTGGTCTGGTTATCTCCTTAGTTCGGTTTGGTTCGATAAGTTGGTCTAAAGTCTTTAACAATTCTTGGTTATCTCAAGTAATGTGTAGTCTAGACTAGATATATTTAGCTTACAGGCGTACAAACATGCCTGCGACctccacatgtacatgtacatgtacagtgtagatAGTAACAAACGATCTGGGTGTGTCGAGATGTTTACACATACTTGAGATAACCAAGAAATACTGTAAACTCGGTCAAGAGCCGGCTTTCGAAAACATCACAGTGCCAATCATTCTGTATTGATGAGGCTATCATTTCATGGAGTAGCAGAGCAGTTGCTTACTCCTTGATAGACGACTCCTTGGCGGGTTTACAGTACAAGCAACACTACCGCGTCTTCCATTAAATTTGCCAgggaacttccagtggtatagCGTGGCCCTACATACAGCAGCACCAGGCTGCAACATGGTATTCGTTATATATGCCTCATAAGCATTCTAACTATCCTGGTTGATTAACTTCGTTAGTCTCAGCTATCCCCATCTTTAATATAATTTGCATAGCACTCATGTAACCTACAGTTCGGTATACCGACGTAATACACTAACCAGTTGTAGATGATAATGATTATGGATTGTTGTTGCAGTGTATTCTGCAACCTGATTACTCGTACTTTTTATCCTCTGTATTGCTTGTTATGTAACATCACAGTAGATTAACACAATGTTAAAATCTCTCGGGTACAACTGTCAACTCGTCAGGGGCCGTCACTAGGTCCTTTCGCCAACATCCGACCTTAGAGTAACTGCTATGACTCTCTGATCTGCGCGAAGAGTCATGGATACCCGGTAAAAATTGTTATATTTTTGGTGCTTACCATCTTTTTCTACACAGTCTGGCTTTTCCACGAGAAATACGATTCTGTATAATAATGTACAGAgtataaaattaaaaataaaatgtttcatgAAATGTGTAAAACACTATTTTTGATTTGGAATACCATAGTGTATTCATCTTGTACATGACTCAATAAAGTGTCAGAGAACTATCTGCGTGTATTCTTGATTTCTGTTCATCCTGACGTCAGAAGAGGCCAGACCCTATTTGGCAGAATGGAAGAATGAAACCTCGTTCGCTATTGTTGAAGGTTGTTTTCCATTCTGCGAAATATCATTAGCTATCAGTAcagttaaagcgaactggaaccgccgagcgatttattcaacttttcgactttgaccgcccgagaaagtcgagttcagatttgtagctccgcccccagtgcccgagcatgcgcagttcaatttgttattattgagaatcatgtgagaatcacgtgagtcatgcgatctttcattcatgaatttttgtagtaaattccatagtagtgacgtcactgaatgattgacagctaggcgccatgtttcattcatgcctcgctctgatcacccgatacgcgggaatgaaaacgaggtcatacgaactggcttggcggttccagttcgctttaagtttCGTTTAGCCTGGCGTCAGTCTCGCTTTTGTTGGGATCTTTATGCCAGAATCACCTCTTTCCTATATAGGGTAAAGTGAGGCATTCTAGACGTTAGAGTGACGACTTGGGAACAAGATTGATGGGCGCAGTCCCCTGAATTTATTTCACAGTAATTATTGCAAAATACATTGGGTATAAAAGTACCACGATACTACTCTACAACATATTATACATGGTATATGCATATTGCAGGCCGCGACAGGGTGTAGTGGAATCCGTTGCTGATGACTCAAAACTTGGTAATGTCCTTCGATTGCCGCACACAAAACATGGGACGCGGGGACTATGGATCTACAACATGGTCGTGTCCAGGTTGGATACCCCGTAAACCTTTTGCAACGGCAACTCGACATCCCATTTCGTATACTGACGAACGATGGGGTCAAGGGCTAGCACCATGTTTTCCGATTGCACAATCTCCATAGCGTCTCTGTTATCTTCCGGTACGTAGAGTGCCACATCACTTCCGGTCGGAAGCAACTTCACCAAACTTTCAATCAAGATCAGCGCAGCATCCTGCGTGTCGGCATAGAGTGGGGCAAGACGGTAGCCCTTGGTGGCAGAACTAAGTAATCCATACCCCACAACTTTCCCATCAACGAATGCAACATGAGTTGTCACATTCCTCCTCCCAAGCCACGCCCGTAGGAATTTCTCCCGCGGGAACACATGCACCCCTTTATCATATTCAAGAACCTGGTCAAATATCTTGTCGGACAGTCCACATATCTGAATTATTCCCGGATTGTTCGGCTTCAGGGCGAATGAGAATGTCCCGTGGTAGTATTTGATTTTCCAAGTGGTGTGTTTATACCCCATCTTGATATTTGGCTGGACCCTCTCTGCTACAGCGTTGATGCCGAAGTTTCTTTCGCCGATCCGGCGGGAACGTTCCTTGAAAAGTTTCAGACCTAGAAAAAGGAGTCTAAAGGTAACGCATACTTCTAAGACGGACACCAGAAGAAAGAGAACGGAGATGTCCAGTGTCTCAACAATCCTTGTATATATGAGGTTGGTAATTTAAATTACTTAGGAAATGGGGCTGGGGGTTGGATTACTCGGATTAAAATTAACTAGACTTCGTCCTCGCTATGATAATTGCAGTGGTACACACCTGTCCCTTTCCCTCTGAGGGCTTCATCTACAAGTGCAAACCCGCCAAACGTCTGCTCGCCACCAATATGCACGTAAAAGATGCATCCTGCATGTGTGGAAGAAGGAGAATGATAATAAGCATGTTTCACGAGCTttcgaagagctacgaacgacgtaGTACTATTTTGTTAAGTACAACTGTAGGTAAATGCATCGATGCTTCTGAACACTTGCATTATTACTCCTACCAGGGATAAAAAAACGATTTACGAGTGTCCTCACGTATTCACAGAACTACATATCGGTTTGTGTCACCACCTAGATCCAGTGTATACTCCGGTGATAGAAAAGGCAATTCCTTCCGACGAAATGGATTTCCGCTGCAAGGTCTTCGGTTTCTTTCTACATTACACATCGCCCATAGATGACGCTCAGCTCCTAACTCcatttttcaaagcaaaaaaaaactAATCTAAATATCGGTTTTTTGGAGCGCTTATAAACTTCGAGTAATGAAAGCAGTAATGAAGTTAATCAGAGGTTTCACCAAACTGACCACTTTCTCATGAACTCTCACATTATGTTACACACAACTCAATAATTAATTTAACGACCACCTATGCAATTATTCTTTGCACCTgctattttcaatataatagtactctgcctctcgatattttgtatacgacatACATTAGGAGTAAAAAACAACCGCCTGATCACACGATAGTTGTGAACTAGTCTGCAGTGTTTACTTTCTGAAGCACATGCCtacatttaaccctttcaaaTACAATCTTGTCGTTAACTGACTGCCACGGGCTTATGTCCCCCATCCCTTTCCTCACACCAAATCAGATCACGAGTCAGGAACGAGTTGAAATATCAGGAACCAACAGCGATGTACTCGCGAACGCCCGCAGTCGATTTCAGGCCTTCGCACTTCGCACTTCGCAGGACACCTCCTCGCGTGCCTGGTCATCAACAGGCGAAATCGCTCGGACAGTGTCTCTCCTCGCCAACGCCTCGAAGGCCACTGTCTCCCTTCGA includes the following:
- the LOC135494619 gene encoding uncharacterized protein LOC135494619 isoform X2, yielding MDYAERGGKQRPRPKVSWKFLTVLIVCIVNSILTVVLWTLLIPLREEVKTLQKHEVQDGVIGVKTGLLGFKDGVSGVLEFDDRYGFPVEDDSGEEVERSFDEHSSMDPQRTVIRVRRSKRWKKSGKRRGKKESGKKSAEKKSGIKESGKKSREKTKCKECKCSTQKHKERQPCKKCCNRKARSQAREQSEQLQNMQSNLTALNDMIQKILAKSSREENFFVEAHDKLYKSRLGQFVGSNTPKHGRVCLWQYAEWMSNDAKKLYQLDDLQGRVKVTMSGVYFIYGQLIQEDFDDYASASIVVSSGTNKPRPTAQCSETAGYKTARDSSTQKDTLVESIRTCYMGVLARLEAGAQVYIKLNTRTPRKTWHVAETAYLGLIKFS
- the LOC135494619 gene encoding uncharacterized protein LOC135494619 isoform X1, whose product is MDYAERGGKQRPRPKVSWKFLTVLIVCIVNSILTVVLWTLLIPLREEVKTLQKHEVQDGVIGVKTGLLGFKDGVSGVLEFDDRYGFPVEDDSGEEVERSFDEHSSMDPQRTVIRVRRSKRWKKSGKRRGKKESGKKSAEKKSGIKESGKKSREKTKCKECKCSTQKHKERQPCKKCCNRKARSQAREQSEQLQNMQSNLTALNDMIQKILAKSSREENFFVEAHDKLYKSRLGQFVGSNTPKPECDNKIKNNDRILTSKDGRVCLWQYAEWMSNDAKKLYQLDDLQGRVKVTMSGVYFIYGQLIQEDFDDYASASIVVSSGTNKPRPTAQCSETAGYKTARDSSTQKDTLVESIRTCYMGVLARLEAGAQVYIKLNTRTPRKTWHVAETAYLGLIKFS
- the LOC135495033 gene encoding uncharacterized protein LOC135495033; amino-acid sequence: MSGEWSNGLCGCFSNITLCLVSYVAPCYTAGKNAESVGDDCLLCGLVVMVPIANIYFPATIRGKIREQKGIAGSLVNDLLMHCCCALCAIVQEANEMKSTQFNQAIDRQ
- the LOC135494620 gene encoding holothin acyltransferase-like, coding for MAQELPRSFDLSKVTIRNARSVDARQIWEWTESVQWNEALQDIQLYCDVLSDGFLVAEFDGKMIGCIFYVHIGGEQTFGGFALVDEALRGKGTGLKLFKERSRRIGERNFGINAVAERVQPNIKMGYKHTTWKIKYYHGTFSFALKPNNPGIIQICGLSDKIFDQVLEYDKGVHVFPREKFLRAWLGRRNVTTHVAFVDGKVVGYGLLSSATKGYRLAPLYADTQDAALILIESLVKLLPTGSDVALYVPEDNRDAMEIVQSENMVLALDPIVRQYTKWDVELPLQKVYGVSNLDTTML